A part of Mesoplodon densirostris isolate mMesDen1 chromosome 10, mMesDen1 primary haplotype, whole genome shotgun sequence genomic DNA contains:
- the GMPPB gene encoding mannose-1-phosphate guanyltransferase beta isoform X1 has protein sequence MKALILVGGYGTRLRPLTLSIPKPLVDFCNKPILLHQVEALAAAGVDHVILAVSYMSQVLEKEMKAQERRLGIRISMSHEEEPLGTAGPLALARDLLSETADPFFVLNSDVICDFPFQAMVQFHRHHGQEGSILVTKVEEPSKYGVVVCEADTGRIHQFVEKPQVFVSNKINAGMYILSPAVLRRIQLQPTSIEKEIFPVMAKEGQLYAMELQGFWMDIGQPKDFLTGMCLFLQSLRQKQPEQLCSGPGIVGNVLVDPSARIGENCSIGPNVSLGPGVVVEDGVCIRRCTVLRDAHIRSHSWLESCIVGWRCRVGQWVRMENVTVLGEDVIVNDELYLNGASVLPHKSIGESVPEPRIIM, from the exons ATGAAGGCACTGATTTTGGTGGGCGGCTATGGGACGCGCCTGCGGCCGCTGACGCTAAGCATCCCAAAGCCGCTGGTGGACTTCTGCAATAAGCCCATCTTGCTGCACCAAGTGGAGGCGCTGGCCGCG GCCGGCGTGGACCACGTGATTCTTGCTGTGAGCTATATGTCTCAGGTGCTGGAGAAGGAAATGAAGGCGCAGGAGCGAAGG CTAGGAATCCGAATCTCTATGTCCCATGAAGAGGAGCCTTTAGGGACAG CTGGGCCCCTGGCACTGGCCCGTGACCTGCTCTCTGAGACTGCAGACCCTTTTTTCGTCCTCAACAGTGACGTGATCTGCGATTTCCCCTTTCAAGCCATGGTGCAGTTCCACCGGCACCATGGCCAGGAAGGCTCAATTCTG GTGACCAAAGTGGAGGAACCCTCTAAGTACGGTGTGGTGGTATGTGAGGCGGACACAGGCCGCATTCACCAGTTCGTGGAGAAGCCGCAGGTGTTTGTGTCCAACAAGATCAACGCAGGCATGTACATCCTGAGCCCTGCAGTGCTACGGCGCATCCAG CTGCAGCCCACATCCATTGAGAAGGAGATCTTCCCTGTCATGGCCAAGGAGGGGCAGCTCTATGCCATGGAGTTGCAGG GTTTCTGGATGGACATTGGGCAGCCCAAGGACTTCCTCACCGGCATGTGCCTCTTCCTGCAGTCGCTGCGACAGAAGCAGCCTGAGCAGCTGTGCTCAGGCCCTGGCATTGTGGGCAACGTGCTGGTG GACCCAAGTGCCCGTATTGGCGAGAACTGCAGCATTGGCCCCAACGTGAGTCTGGGTCCTGGTGTGGTGGTGGAGGATGGTGTGTGCATTCGGCGGTGCACGGTGCTGCGAGACGCCCACATTCGCTCCCACTCCTGGCTTGAGTCCTGCATTGTAGGCTGGCGCTGCCGCGTGGGCCAGTGG gTGCGCATGGAGAACGTGACAGTGCTGGGTGAGGACGTCATAGTTAATGACGAGCTCTACCTCAACGGGGCCAGTGTGCTGCCCCACAAGTCTATTGGTGAGTCGGTGCCGGAGCCCCGCATCATCATGTGA
- the GMPPB gene encoding mannose-1-phosphate guanyltransferase beta isoform X2, with amino-acid sequence MKALILVGGYGTRLRPLTLSIPKPLVDFCNKPILLHQVEALAAAGVDHVILAVSYMSQVLEKEMKAQERRLGIRISMSHEEEPLGTAGPLALARDLLSETADPFFVLNSDVICDFPFQAMVQFHRHHGQEGSILVTKVEEPSKYGVVVCEADTGRIHQFVEKPQVFVSNKINAGMYILSPAVLRRIQLQPTSIEKEIFPVMAKEGQLYAMELQGFWMDIGQPKDFLTGMCLFLQSLRQKQPEQLCSGPGIVGNVLVDPSARIGENCSIGPNVSLGPGVVVEDGVCIRRCTVLRDAHIRSHSWLESCIVGWRCRVGQWVRMENVTVLGEDVIVNDELYLNGASVLPHKSIVLPVKS; translated from the exons ATGAAGGCACTGATTTTGGTGGGCGGCTATGGGACGCGCCTGCGGCCGCTGACGCTAAGCATCCCAAAGCCGCTGGTGGACTTCTGCAATAAGCCCATCTTGCTGCACCAAGTGGAGGCGCTGGCCGCG GCCGGCGTGGACCACGTGATTCTTGCTGTGAGCTATATGTCTCAGGTGCTGGAGAAGGAAATGAAGGCGCAGGAGCGAAGG CTAGGAATCCGAATCTCTATGTCCCATGAAGAGGAGCCTTTAGGGACAG CTGGGCCCCTGGCACTGGCCCGTGACCTGCTCTCTGAGACTGCAGACCCTTTTTTCGTCCTCAACAGTGACGTGATCTGCGATTTCCCCTTTCAAGCCATGGTGCAGTTCCACCGGCACCATGGCCAGGAAGGCTCAATTCTG GTGACCAAAGTGGAGGAACCCTCTAAGTACGGTGTGGTGGTATGTGAGGCGGACACAGGCCGCATTCACCAGTTCGTGGAGAAGCCGCAGGTGTTTGTGTCCAACAAGATCAACGCAGGCATGTACATCCTGAGCCCTGCAGTGCTACGGCGCATCCAG CTGCAGCCCACATCCATTGAGAAGGAGATCTTCCCTGTCATGGCCAAGGAGGGGCAGCTCTATGCCATGGAGTTGCAGG GTTTCTGGATGGACATTGGGCAGCCCAAGGACTTCCTCACCGGCATGTGCCTCTTCCTGCAGTCGCTGCGACAGAAGCAGCCTGAGCAGCTGTGCTCAGGCCCTGGCATTGTGGGCAACGTGCTGGTG GACCCAAGTGCCCGTATTGGCGAGAACTGCAGCATTGGCCCCAACGTGAGTCTGGGTCCTGGTGTGGTGGTGGAGGATGGTGTGTGCATTCGGCGGTGCACGGTGCTGCGAGACGCCCACATTCGCTCCCACTCCTGGCTTGAGTCCTGCATTGTAGGCTGGCGCTGCCGCGTGGGCCAGTGG gTGCGCATGGAGAACGTGACAGTGCTGGGTGAGGACGTCATAGTTAATGACGAGCTCTACCTCAACGGGGCCAGTGTGCTGCCCCACAAGTCTATTG TCCTCCCAGTAAAGTCCTAG